A genome region from Bufo gargarizans isolate SCDJY-AF-19 chromosome 2, ASM1485885v1, whole genome shotgun sequence includes the following:
- the LOC122929320 gene encoding N-acetyllactosaminide beta-1,3-N-acetylglucosaminyltransferase 2-like produces the protein MRQSITLHDRGHDYPLKLSSFELEFPHLQTYQCSVILSPPVTPYDDDDLQLILMAIKSHPRDGLRRSAVRQTWAQEQEMKGYKLRRLFLVGRTESSAQMEILKVESSMYGDILQWDMMEGHYNLSLKERCFLEWMNHQVPEVDYIFKGDDDVFVNPELVVDLINVFGSPDIIHGYHQHRPPVMRSTKYRITEDLYPVKFYPGFVSGGGFIFSGPSVPILYESSRVMPVFPLDDVYFGFLALAANLTYRHDHRFYVRGLKYDVCTYKEAIVVHGIGPERLINIWSEVTKHKCDKDKG, from the exons ATGAGACAGTCAATAACTCTACATGATAGAGGCCATGATTACCCCTTGAAGCTCTCCAGCTTTGAGTTGGAGTTCCCACACCTGCAGACATATCAATGCTCAGTGATTCTCAGTCCACCTGTTACCCCGTACGATGACGATGACTTACAGCTCATATTAATGGCCATCAAATCCCATCCAAGAGATGGACTAAGGCGATCAGCTGTACGACAGACCTGGGCCCAAGAACAAGAGATGAAAGGCTACAAGCTGAGACGGCTCTTTCTGGTGGGGAGAACGGAAAGTTCAGCACAAATGGAGATATTGAAGGTGGAGAGCTCCATGTACGGGGACATACTACAATGGGACATGATGGAAGGACATTACAACCTATCACTGAAGGAACGCTGCTTCCTGGAGTGGATGAACCACCAGGTCCCCGAAGTGGATTACATATTCAAGG GTGACGACGATGTATTTGTGAATCCAGAGCTGGTCGTAGATCTTATTAATGTTTTTGGATCTCCAGATATAATCCATGGTTACCATCAGCATCGTCCACCTGTTATGCGTTCCACCAAATACAGGATCACTGAGGACCTCTATCCAGTGAAATTCTATCCTGGCTTTGTGTCTGGTGGAGGCTTCATCTTCTCAGGACCCTCAGTGCCCATTCTCTATGAATCCTCCCGTGTTATGCCAGTTTTCCCTCTGGACGATGTGTATTTTGGCTTCTTGGCTTTGGCAGCAAATTTGACGTATAGACACGACCATCGTTTCTATGTGCGGGGGCTGAAATATGACGTTTGTACGTACAAGGAAGCAATTGTTGTTCACGGAATAGGTCCGGAAAGACTGATTAATATCTGGAGTGAGGTGACCAAGCACAAGTGTGACAAGGACAAAGGTtaa